ACCCCATCCTGACCACACCCCCCTACTCCCAGGCTTAGCACTGGCCTTCCAGGACGGCAGCGTACACATGGTGCATCGGCTGTCCCTGCAGACCATGGCGGTGTTCTACAGCTCAGCCCCGCGCTCGCTGGATGAGCCTGCCCTGAAGCGCTCGCGCACGACATGCCCTGCCGTACACTTCAAGGCCATGCAGCTGTCCTGGACTTCGCTGGCCCTGGTGGGCATCGACAATCACGGGAAGGTGAGTGCCCTGACagggaggggcggggaggggagggcagcCGGAGGAGGGGAGGTGTGGGTGCGCAGTATGTCTCCTCAGCATAGCGTCCCCCCAGCTCAGCATGCTGCGTATCTCTCCGTCCCTGGGACACCCGCTGGAGCCCAAGCTGGCCCTGCAGCACCTGCTGTTCCTGCTGGAGTACTGCATGGTGACCGGCTATGACTGGTGGGACATCTTGCTGCACGTGCAGCCGGGCATGGTGCAGAGCCTGGTGGAGCGGCTGCACGAGGAGTACACACGCCAGAAGCCCGCCCTGCAACAGGTTGGGCTGACAGGTTGGCGGGGCGTGTGTGGGCGGGGCTTCTACTTAAACTGTCCCCAGACAGTTTCTGTGGGGTTGTGGGTTCTTCTCTCTGTGGGGTTGTGGGTAACACCCTATTGCTGACCTCATAGTGGGTGGGGAGATAGAGGGGTGCAGGCTTATGGACCCTGCAGGCCAGAggttggggcaggaggatcatgatttGAGGGTCAGTCTGGACTGCAGAGCGAGACATTGTCTCAGATCTAAGTAGTCAGGACTGCTtctcaagagaggagagcacatcaAAGCATGTGGGGACTCATAACTGGCCCCTGTCACCCTTGCTAATGTGTGTCCTGGGGATGTTGAATTCGTACCCATTGGATCACAAAGAGGGGAAGGTCCCAGCCAAGTGGCCCTTTCCCATAATCTCTTGCTCCCTGGGCCCCGGGTGCGAGCCCCTAGCTGGCCAGGCCTTCCACTCACTTCTGTGCCACCCCCTTCCAAGGTCCTCTCCACCCGGATCCTGGCCATGAAGGCCTCGCTGTGCAAGCTGTCACCCTGCACCGTGGCTCGTGTGTGTGACTACCACACCAAGCTGTTCCTCATGGCTATCACTTCCACCCTCAAGTCGCTGCTGCGCCCACACTTCCTCAACACCCCTGACAAGAGCCCTGGGGACCGCCTGGCCGAGACCTGCGCCAAGATCACGGATGTGGGTGGGTGTACAGCCTTCCCTATGTAAAAGGTCACGGATGTGGGTGGGTGTACAGCCTTCCCTATGTAAAAGGTCACGGATGTGGGTGGGTGTACAGCCTTCCCTATGTAAAAGGTCACGGATGGGGTGGGTGTACAGCCTTCCCTATGTAAAAGGTCACGGATGTGGTGGGTGTACAGCCTTCCCTATGTAAAAGGTCACGGATGTGGTGGGTGTACAGCCTTCCCTATGTAAAAGGTCACGGATGTGGTGGGTGTACAGCCTTCCCTATGTAAAAGGTCACGGATGTGGTGGGTGTACAGCCTTCCCTATGTAAAAGGTCACGGATGTGGGTGGGTGTACAGCCTTCCCTATGTAAAAGGTCACGGATGTGGTGGGTGTACAGCCTTCCCTATGTAAAAGGTCACGGATGTGGGTGGGTGTACAGCCTTCCCTATGTAAAAGGTCACGGATGTGGTGGGTGTACAGCCTTCCCTATGTAAAAGGTCACGGATGTGGGTGGGTGTACAGCCTTCCCTATGTAAAAGGTCACGGATGTGGGTGGGTGTACAGCCTTCCCTATGTAAAAGGTCACGGATGTGGGTGGGTGTACAGCCTTCCCTATGTAAAAGGTCACGGATGTGGTGGGTGTACAGCCTTCCCTATGTAAAAGGTCACGGATGTGGTGGGTGTACAGCCTTCCCTATGTAAAAGGTCACGGATGTGGTGGGTGTACAGCCTTCCCTATGTAAAAGGTCACGGATGTGGTGGGTGTACAGCCTTCCCTATGTAAAAGGTCACGGATGTGGGTGGGTGTACAGCCTTCCCTATGTAAAAGGTCACGGATGTGGTGGGTGTACAGCCTTCCCTATGTAAAAGGTCACGGATGTGGGTGGGTGTACAGCCTTCCCTATGTAAAAGGTCACGGATGTGGGTGGGTGTACAGCCAGCCCTTGAGGTGGGTACTGGGAGTCTGTACCTGAGCTCAAGCCCTGTGCAGCTGTCCATGCCCTTGGGTATGAGGTGTGGCCtggtggtagagcacctgcctgcCATAAACCAGATGTGGTATGGCACAAAACAAAGGTCAGAGGTTCAAAGTCTACAAGTTAGCAGTGAGCCTGGGGTACATAAGATCCTgcgtccaaaaaaaaaaaaaaaaaatggtctttgTGAGTGACCTAGCTGCATGCACAGCTGTGGTATGTCACTTGCTTTTTCACAGCTGAGTGATATTCCTTTCTGTAGAGCTATGGGAGAGTAGCTTCTGCCTGTCCTGAATGAAGGTGTTCGGCGTGGGTGGGAACCTGCCCTGGGACCTGTGGGGGTTTTGGAGCCAGGGTGTTGCCCACCCCCATGTTCCCTTAGCACCCTTCACTGTCCCCACAGACATCGACAAAGTCATGATCAACCTGAAGACAGAAGAGTTCGTCCTGGACATGAACACTTTGCAGGCGCTGCAGCAGTTGCTACAGTGGGTGGGAGACTTCGTGCTCTACCTCCTGGTCAGCCTGCCCAACCAGGTAgagccccacccctgcctctgccccagcccCCAGAGTTTCCCCTCTAGTCTCCCTGTCCCCACCTTTATTTCAGTGAGCAGCACTCCACTACACTCCCCTGCtcctgtctgggggtgggggggtcaagAGAGTGACTTCACCTTTCTGTCTGTCCCCGGGTCATTTGAGGCTTCTAGCCTTCAAAAGTCCCCAGGCTGCAGGGTCATAGGTTCAGCCCCTGGCTTCCGTTCTGTGGGAGGTTCAGATAGCCGCCCTTGGCCTGGGTAAGCCTCCACCAGGTGCCTAGCAGCACCACGGATACTGGACTTGCTCACTTTTTGTGCCACTCTCGGTCTGTAGGGCGCTGAGCACAGTTCTGGCCTCCCTGACTCAGCCAGCTGTGGCCGTGATCTCACTCAGGGTCGAGGGTTCGCTGGAAACTGGCCCTTTTGCATGCACAGCCGCCCAGGGTATGCTCACATCCCACCCTCACTCCCAGTGTGGCTCACTCCCACAGGGCTCCCCGCTGAGGCCTGGCCACAGCTTCCTCCGAGATGGTACCTCCCTGGGCATGCTGCGTGAGTTGATGGTTGTCATCCGAATCTGGGGCCTGCTGAAGCCCAGCTGCCTGCCCGTCTACACAGCCACCTCGGACACCCAGGACAGCATGTCCCTGCTCTTCCGGCTGCTCACCAAGCTGTGGATCTGCTGTGAGGCCTTATAACAGCCCCTGCTCATTTTCTCCCATCAGCCCACCTCTAGAATTTAAGCTTCTTACCATTCCCCCGGCATTCGACATGAGCCCTTAATCATAGGGCACATGTCCCTATTCACAGCTGAGACATCTGCAGGCAGGGCCCCAGGGAGGCTGTAGTGGGTGCCATGCGGGTCACAAACTAGCTTCCTGGGAAGGGTTCTGTGTAGTGACCCCAACCCCTTTCCATAGGCCGTGATGAGGGCCCAGCCAGTGAACCAGATGAAGGTTTGGTTGATGAATGCTGCCTGCTGCCCAGCCAGCTGCTGGTCCCCAACCTGGACTGGCTTCCTGCCAGTGACGGCCTGGTCAGTCGCCTGCAACCCAAGCAGCCCCTGCGACTGCGCTTCGGCAGGGCACCCACTCTGCCCAGCAGCACTCCCACCCTGCAGCTGGACGGCGTCACCAGGTATGTGCTGCCcacccatccctccctccttccccccacaCCCTGCCCAGCCAGCAGCCCCCTGAAGGTCTCCACACCACAGCTTCCCTTCAAGGTTCTCTCCTACCGAGGTTTCAGTGCTTTTAGAGCCTGGTGTCTCTAATGACCATGTTCTGTGTCACCAGGTCTGTGCAGGGAGATGAGAACTTGCCGTTCCAGCCTTCACTGTGTGCATAGAAACagggtttgttgtttttgacaGAGGGTGCCTCTGGCAGTCCTGGGACTCGCTCTGCGGACCAGGCTCCTCTCATCAAACTCAgtgatccactgcctctgcttcccaagtgctggcattagagaaatgtgccaccacacctgagaTGTTTTGAGatgtttggatttttgtttcatgtagcccaggctggcctcgtactTAGTGTGTGGCAGGAATCTGACCCACCAGCCTCCAACTCTGAGCTCACAGCTCTGCATGGAGAATTCAGTTGCTTCACCAATTTGCTGAAGCTGTAGTGGAGCCCGCTGCAGGCCAGCGTTTGTTGATAAGGGGCTGCTGTGCCCCTCCCATAACGAGGCTATCACCCTGTCTTGTGTGTACACTGTCCCATCAGCCATGttgggaaggttctggaaacACTGGCCCTATCTCACCAGGAAAAGGCCATCAGCTGTGTTATGGTTGAGCCCCAGGGTCACACACCAGAAGCCACCCTCTGCTGCCTGGCTGACACAGCACTGTGGGCACAGGTCCCACAGCCATCACTCCCCTCTCATCCCCAGGGCCCCTGGCCAGCCTAAGATTGACCATCTCCGGAGGCTGCACCTGGGCGCCTACCCCACTGAGGAGTGCAAAGCCTGTACCAGGTGAGGGCTGCAGCCAGGCTGGAGATCCTGTGTTTCCCTCCAGGGCCACACAGCCAGCCTGGGAGCTAGGGGGTaggcagctgggggggggggggggctgggttGTGGCCTTGTGTCATACCTGGCTTGGGCAGGCTAGGGGTTCCGGGCGTAACACCTTGCCCAGCTGTGCAGGTACTTGGGACGGTAAGGTCAACAGTTCCTGGTTCTCCAGGTGTGGCTGTGTCACCATGCTGAAGTCGCCCAACGAGACAACCGCCGTAAAACAGTGGGAACAACGCTGGATCAAGAACTGCCTGTGTGGTGGGCTGTGGCGCAAAGTGCCTCTCAGCCGTTCCTGACCCTCCGAGCAGAGGCAGGGGACTGTCTGTGATGAAACAGTGACATTGCTGTCCTCACTGGGGCAGATACCCACCAGGAGCCTGGGCTGCCCCTCTAGGGGCATGTGGCATCTCCAGGGGCATGTGGCATCTCCAGGGGCATGTGGCATCTCCAGGAGCATGTGGCATCTCCAGGGGCATATCCAAGCCAGCTTGAAGGATCTGGGCTGTGTGTTCATCCTTTAAAAGATCCacagttgccgggcagtggtggcgcatgcctttaatcccagcacttgggaggcagaggcaggtggatttctgagttccaggccagcctggtctacagagtgagttccaggacaaccaggactacacagagaaaccctgtcttgaaaaaagccaaaaaaaaaaaaaaaaaaaaaaaaaaaaaagatccacagTTTATATGCCCGTTGTGTGGGAGTCatctgcctcagttttctttgGGGCCTATGGGAGGGGAAGACTGGCCTAATAAAGTTCTCTTGTACACCAGGGTTTTGTTGTCACCGTGGTCCCTACCACACTGCCCGCTAGGTGAGGCTCTGTGCCTAGGAGGAACCCACACAGGGAAGCCGAGTGACTGCCAGCCCCTCCCCAGCTGCCTCCATCTGGCCTTAGCTGTTGGTCCCCAGGGGTCCTGCCTTCAAGCACCCCCATCTCATCTGCTGCTGCAGCTGTGGGTGGCCAGGCCTCTTTGCTCTTGATAATTGGCTTTGTTTTCTCCCCGAACCCTGTGGAGCTGAGTACAAGGCTAAGCCAGCATGACCCAGCTCTTGGGGAGGGCGCCTGTCTCTCTTGCGCCAAAGGATGCTCCCCTCcgtttggctactttgtgggttcttctatCCTTTCAGTCCCTAACACTAATAGGGATAAGGGTGACATTGCTAGGCTGCTTCCTGCCCATCCTCACCAGCAGAGTAACTTCTGTGAACAGGACTACTTAAAAAATGGCaaccaagccgggcagtggtggcgcacgcctttaatcccagccagcacttgggaggcagaggcaggcggatctctgagttcgaggccagcctggtctacagagtgagttccaggacagccagggctacacagagaaaccctgtctcgaaaaaaaacaacaacaaaaaaaggcaaCCAAGCTCCAATCCACTACCAACAACAGCAACCACCCTAgctatataccctctgaaaagtccccagaactGCAGATGTCACACAACTACAGAAACTACCTGCAGCTAGTGAAGCCGCGCCTCTGCTAGAGtatgaggcaaatcacagtcagctgctgacAGTCCAGTGCAGCCCCACATCCCAACAactgagattaaaatgaaaacattatctctgtgattttttaataaaaaccaaACTCAGAATTATCGCTGTACTCCACTGTGAGTGAGCCACAGCCAGACAAGGTAACAGAACCAGGTGGGGTATCCCAGTTTTCAACTACCTTCTCCCCAGTACTGGAATAGGCAGGCATGTGCCTGGGAGACTGGTGTACCCTTCAGGGTTTTGTGACTTCCCTTCACCCTGTTCACTGCTGCCCCTAGAGCCAGCGGTATTGTAGCATCCTGGCCATGCACAAGCCCGACTTTGGACATCCTGTAGCTGGAAACATGGCCACTCCTACATAAGCCCCCTTCCTCCGGCCAGTCCTCGAGGGCTGCTCCTGTCCGCCCTCTGTAGAGTGCTGGCTGTGCATAGCTGTATCAAGCCATCTGGGGGAAAATGCTAAACCCAGTTGAGTGGTGTCACAGGCTCCTTTGTTTAGATGTGGAGGACTCTGGGATTGTGGGACAAGGGTATTAAAACACTAACCTCCTGGGAACGGAGCTGGGGTTTGCTTATATCTGTGGCTGCTCGTCTCCCTGAGCCAGCACATAGTTGGTGCCCAATAAGTGCTAGTGCATAAAGATGACTCCAAGCCGAACCTGCCTagcagaaacaatttttttttttttttttggttttcgagacagggtttctctgtgtagtcctggctgtcctggaactcactttgtagaccaggctggcctcgaactcagaaacccgcctgcctctgcctcccaagtgctgggattaaaggcgtcgccaccaccgcccggccataaaaaaaaatttagaccCAGGATCCAGTTCTCCCTTTCACAGCAGGATCACGAGTGGCTTCACCTTCCTCAGTCTCCAATATCTACAGGAAGTCAGAAGACTCGCTTCGCCTCGGTGTCCTGTTCTCCTGGTAGAAAGGCACAGGGTTTGGGTCCAGGTTCTGCCCATTGTCACCCACAGGGTTCCAGCCCTTGTGGCACTACAGACATTACCAATCCCATCTTCAGTGAACCAGTAAGGGCTCTGGGTTGGAATTCAGTCTTGTTCATGGCCGCTCTGTGCCTCACTCGGTTTGCCCTTTTAGTATTTATATGGTAAGGGTCAACATAAGAGCTGTCTGAGCCCAGACAACAGTCCTGGGTGCAGAAGGACCTCATTGGGGTAGGCGTGAGCCCCGCCTCACGATTCTAAAAGGAGCATGCGCGCCTCCGTGTGGCCGAGAGTGGAACCACCTGCCTTCAGCCCTCTGAGTGTGTATGCAGCAGACACTATGAGTAAAGACGCACAAGGCTCAGATGCATGCATTTATTGTGAGCCACGTGTCTCCGGTGTCCCCTCAGGCCGTCACATTACCATTCAAGATGTCCTGGATCCATGGCTCGTAGGTTGCCACGCGGGTAAAGACACCCGGCTTTCTGCTGTTGCCACAGACTCGAGAGCCCCAGGTAACCACACCTTCGACCACGTCCCCGCACACTAGAGGGCTGCCGGAGTCACCCTGTGGGGCCGGGCCACGAGTGACATGCTCACCCAATAGCCAGCAAGAAAGTGACTCCCAGAAGTTCCTGAGATTCCTGAACCCCACCCTTCCCTCAAGCCACGCCCCCGCTAGCCTGCACAGCTCaactccacccacccacccacaccacgTGACCAGGCTGTGCCCCTCACCCTACAAGTGTCCCTGCGGTTGCTCTTTGCACACATCATGTTCTTGGTGACTGCCCCGTCATGGTGCGTGCGCAGATTGCAGGTGTTCCGGTCCATGATTGACACTGTCAGTTGCTGCAGGACATCAGGCCTGCGTCCCGCATGGGTGACCACGCCCCAACCAGCCACATCGCAGAGCGTGCCGGGTATCACTTCTCGGTCCTCGCGTTGCAAGGGCAGGGGTTTCACGTGGGGACCCAAGGAGACATTCTGGGACAGctaagggagggaggggcagaatGTAGGGAATTAATCAAGAAATGGGATCTCAAGCTGGACTGGGTTGGCGGACAGGGATTCTGGTGCAGAAGGAAGGGTCGAGGCTGGACTCTCAGTACACCCTCACCTTAAGGAGAATGAGATCGTCCTCAACGCTGTCGGGCCCGCTGCCCGGATGAGGCACCACACTTTGCACATCATACAGCCGCTTATAGGGCTCAGGGATGGACAGAGAGTGGGCACCCAGGAGCACCTGCACAATGTCATCTTTGGTCCTGGGGACAGGACGAGGGCACACCTCAGATCCATATCACAGCCTCCCGAGGCCCCcgtcccccccccactcccacccgaCCCCTGCCACTCACACTCCATCCATGCAGTGGGCGGCACTCAGCACCCACTGCTCATCCACCAGGGTGCCCCCACACACGTGTGTGCCATTCACTTGCACCGATGCCATGTAGGGACGAGCGTGGGCTGTGGCCTCCTGGCCACCCAGAATCCGGCCTCGGGGCTGCGCTGTTGAGGAGGGTGGGTGGACTGTAAGGATTGGGGTGGGCTGCACCTAAAGAGAGCCCACTTTGAACACTGACACCTCCAACCCACTTGCCCCAGACTCAAAAGCCATGTCAGTAAAGTGCATTCTGAGGGGCTGCAAATTCAGCGGCCTGGTGGGAGGCTCACACCCCTCAAGGCCACAGTGCACCTGCCGCAGGCTGAAGAGAACTTGCAGCGGTCACTGTTCTTCACCACAGACCCTTTAACCAGCTGGCCCTTCTCGCTGGCCCTAAGGTGAATTCTAGTTCTTTAATTCTGTAAAAGCTACAGATTTCAAATGCAGATTCTTGCTGTTGATAAAAGCTCTGGAACCAGAAGTCTCAGATTACAGATTCACAATTTGGAGGGGGGGTTCACTGCAGGGGACCCCTGCTATACCTGCCCACCCGCTGCTGTGTCAAACTGTTGTCCCTCCCTGGTCCACTCACCACATACGGCCGCCACCAGGACCACCAGAGCCACAAGGTACACGGAGCTGTGCATTTTGACGCCACTAACCCAGGCAGGCTCTCAGAGCTGTTTTATGGGCAGGCgcttgcctcctgcctcctgcctcctgcccgcTGCCTGGTGGGCAGAGACCCAACTAGGGGAGGAGAAGCTGACCTTTCGGTGCGTCAGCCCTTCTGGGATGGATTATGTAAACCTGCCAGGtgcagggaggtgggaagaggcaatccctcctctccctcctgcatGGGACCCTTACCAGTATCTACTCTGAAGATAGGCAGGCACAAGGCATAGGTGGTGGGCAGAGGCTGGACCACCTATGATCCTGGCCCAGTAAGTATCCTTCCAGCACCAACTCTGACATGGTGTCTGTTGTAACTGGAGCAGCTGGTAACATTCTCCACcttctccctcacacacacacacccccttccTTCTTCAACTTGGAGAGAGGGTTGCTTGCCAGTGGGGGAAGGACACTTGAATCCTTTGTCCTTATTCCTGTGGTGGCTGTGGGGTCTCACACCTCAGTAAGCAGGGTGTTTCCATAAGGTTTTATGTCCTGTAAATTCTGCCTTCAGGTTAGGCTTGACCCAGGCCTGTCCTCACCAGGCCTGTTGTGGTTATGGAAACCCTGACTGTAAAATCAGACCCTCATGTCAATCAAAGTCTTGATTGACTGAGCCTAGGTCACGAGCTCCTCACACAAGCTAATCCTGAGGGTGGGTTGCAGAGGGAGAGACTGGGGCAAGGAGGGTGGGAGCTTGAGTACTCGGCTCAGCCGCTGCCTGTCAGAGCAGTGTGTTCCCTCTTCAGAGGTGACATGGTGTTGTGATGTGTTGTCCACAGGACATCTTGAGCCCCAGGACTCTCATGACAATCAGAAGCCACCTGGGAGACACACAccttcaaccccagcactcaggaggtggaggcagaagaatctctgtgagtttgaggacagcctgggttacacagtgcgTTCTGGGAAAACCATGGCTGTTGACTCAAACAAAACAGTCAGAAACCCTTTGGGGCAGAGCCAGATTGTGAAAACAGGAACCTAAGAAATTGTGACAAAATTTGGCAACAGCCCAGGGTCATGCAGCATAGGACACTTCAGTAAACAGCTCTGAACTTCCACAGACTTGGAACCCTGTCCTGCGAGGGGTGGAAGAGGGTGGGGAAGGGTAGGGTGGGTAAAAGAAGTCATTTAAGGAGTACCTGGGACAGAGCTATGGTGTCTACCACTCCAGTCTAATGGGAAAGTGgatatcatcaccatcatcaccaccaccaccatcatcaccaccaccaccatcatcaccaccatcatcatcatcaccaccataaccaccaccatcatcaccaccaccaccaccatcaccatcatcaccatcaccatcatcaccaccaccatcaccataaccaccaccaccataaccaccaccaccatcaccaccaccatcatcatcatcaccaccatcatcaccaccaccataaccaccaccatcatcaccaccaccaccaccatcatcaccaccaccatcaccataaccaccaccaccataaccaccaccaccatcaccaccatcaccatcatcatcaccatcatcatcaccaccatcatcaccaccatcatcattaccaccaccatcatcaccatcaccatcatcaccaccatcatcaccaccaccaccaccatcaccaccatcatcaccatcatcaccaccatcatcaccatcatcaccaccaccatcaccaccatcatcaccaccatcaccaccatcatcaccatcatcaccaccaccatcaccataaccaccaccaccatcaccatcatcaccatcatcatcaccaccaccaccatcatcatcaccaccactatcatcaccaccaccatcaccataaccatcaccatcatcaccaccaccataaccaccaccatcaccatcatcaccaccatcatcaccaccaccatcaccatcatcaccaccatcatcaccatcatcatcaccatcatcaccatcatcaccatcatcatcaccatcaccaccatcatcaccaccaccaccaccaccatcatcatcatcaccatcaccatcatcgtcatcatgtttatttgagacagggtttcaatgtgtagccctggctgacctggagctaactcactctgtagaccaggctggccttgatctcagagatcctcctgcctctgcctcccaaatgctgggattaaaggcgtgcgcttggctgtttttattatttatctgtgtgctttatttgtttatttatgtactgTGTGGGTAGGTGTGCGGAGGACTTGTGAAGTCCATTTTCTCCTTCACCTTCATGGCAAGCATGTCCACCTTGTAAGCCACTTCAGCAGTCCCAGCCTATGTattgggttatttttatttttttaattgtgtgtatgaggtgtgtgtacatgcctggtgcccacagagaccaaaggAGGGCATttattcccctggaactggacctATAGGCAGTCGTGAGTCACCGTATGGGAGCCCAGGTCCCCTATGAGAGCAGCAGACActctaactgctaagccatctcttcacccctctattttttctcattctgtaggccaggctgtcctcaaactcttggcaatcctcctgtctcaagatcctgagtgctgagacctAGCTAACATGGAATTTAGGGAACAGAAATCAAAAGGGCCTGTCTGGTTGACACCCTTTTCTACAA
Above is a window of Arvicanthis niloticus isolate mArvNil1 chromosome 22, mArvNil1.pat.X, whole genome shotgun sequence DNA encoding:
- the Med16 gene encoding mediator of RNA polymerase II transcription subunit 16 isoform X1, with the translated sequence MAAPDPGRWGECGPRPPGRLGSRGGQEPGTVLGAVGMMDLAYVCEWEKWTKSTYCPSLPLACAWSCRNLIAFTTDLRNDDQDLTHMIHILDTEHPWEVHSVSSGHSEAITCLEWDQSGSRLLSADADGQIKCWSMADHLANSWESSVGSQVEGDPIVALSWLHNGVKLALHVEKSGASSFGEKFSRVKFSPSLTLFGGKPMEGWIAVTVSGLVTVSLLKPSGQVLTSTESLCRLRGRVALADIAFTGGGNIVVAAADGSSASPVKFYKVCVSVVSEKCRIDTEILPSLFMRCTTDPNRKDRFPAITHLKFLARDMSEQVLLCASSQTSSLVECWSLRKEGLPVNNIFQQISPVVGDKQPMILKWRILSATNDLDRVSAVALPKLPISLTNTDLKVASDTQFYPGLGLALAFQDGSVHMVHRLSLQTMAVFYSSAPRSLDEPALKRSRTTCPAVHFKAMQLSWTSLALVGIDNHGKLSMLRISPSLGHPLEPKLALQHLLFLLEYCMVTGYDWWDILLHVQPGMVQSLVERLHEEYTRQKPALQQVLSTRILAMKASLCKLSPCTVARVCDYHTKLFLMAITSTLKSLLRPHFLNTPDKSPGDRLAETCAKITDVDIDKVMINLKTEEFVLDMNTLQALQQLLQWVGDFVLYLLVSLPNQGSPLRPGHSFLRDGTSLGMLRELMVVIRIWGLLKPSCLPVYTATSDTQDSMSLLFRLLTKLWICCRDEGPASEPDEGLVDECCLLPSQLLVPNLDWLPASDGLVSRLQPKQPLRLRFGRAPTLPSSTPTLQLDGVTRAPGQPKIDHLRRLHLGAYPTEECKACTRCGCVTMLKSPNETTAVKQWEQRWIKNCLCGGLWRKVPLSRS
- the Med16 gene encoding mediator of RNA polymerase II transcription subunit 16 isoform X2, encoding MAAPDPGRWGECGPRPPGRLGSRGGQPGTVLGAVGMMDLAYVCEWEKWTKSTYCPSLPLACAWSCRNLIAFTTDLRNDDQDLTHMIHILDTEHPWEVHSVSSGHSEAITCLEWDQSGSRLLSADADGQIKCWSMADHLANSWESSVGSQVEGDPIVALSWLHNGVKLALHVEKSGASSFGEKFSRVKFSPSLTLFGGKPMEGWIAVTVSGLVTVSLLKPSGQVLTSTESLCRLRGRVALADIAFTGGGNIVVAAADGSSASPVKFYKVCVSVVSEKCRIDTEILPSLFMRCTTDPNRKDRFPAITHLKFLARDMSEQVLLCASSQTSSLVECWSLRKEGLPVNNIFQQISPVVGDKQPMILKWRILSATNDLDRVSAVALPKLPISLTNTDLKVASDTQFYPGLGLALAFQDGSVHMVHRLSLQTMAVFYSSAPRSLDEPALKRSRTTCPAVHFKAMQLSWTSLALVGIDNHGKLSMLRISPSLGHPLEPKLALQHLLFLLEYCMVTGYDWWDILLHVQPGMVQSLVERLHEEYTRQKPALQQVLSTRILAMKASLCKLSPCTVARVCDYHTKLFLMAITSTLKSLLRPHFLNTPDKSPGDRLAETCAKITDVDIDKVMINLKTEEFVLDMNTLQALQQLLQWVGDFVLYLLVSLPNQGSPLRPGHSFLRDGTSLGMLRELMVVIRIWGLLKPSCLPVYTATSDTQDSMSLLFRLLTKLWICCRDEGPASEPDEGLVDECCLLPSQLLVPNLDWLPASDGLVSRLQPKQPLRLRFGRAPTLPSSTPTLQLDGVTRAPGQPKIDHLRRLHLGAYPTEECKACTRCGCVTMLKSPNETTAVKQWEQRWIKNCLCGGLWRKVPLSRS
- the Med16 gene encoding mediator of RNA polymerase II transcription subunit 16 isoform X4, with the translated sequence MAAPDPGRWGECGPRPPGRLGSRGGQEPGTVLGAVGMMDLAYVCEWEKWTKSTYCPSLPLACAWSCRNLIAFTTDLRNDDQDLTHMIHILDTEHPWEVHSVSSGHSEAITCLEWDQSGSRLLSADADGQIKCWSMADHLANSWESSVGSQVEGDPIVALSWLHNGVKLALHVEKSGASSFGEKFSRVKFSPSLTLFGGKPMEGWIAVTVSGLVTVSLLKPSGQVLTSTESLCRLRGRVALADIAFTGGGNIVVAAADGSSASPVKFYKVCVSVVSEKCRIDTEILPSLFMRCTTDPNRKDRFPAITHLKFLARDMSEQVLLCASSQTSSLVECWSLRKEGLPVNNIFQQISPVVGDKQPMILKWRILSATNDLDRVSAVALPKLPISLTNTDLKVASDTQFYPGLGLALAFQDGSVHMVHRLSLQTMAVFYSSAPRSLDEPALKRSRTTCPAVHFKAMQLSWTSLALVGIDNHGKLSMLRISPSLGHPLEPKLALQHLLFLLEYCMVTGYDWWDILLHVQPGMVQSLVERLHEEYTRQKPALQQVLSTRILAMKASLCKLSPCTVARVCDYHTKLFLMAITSTLKSLLRPHFLNTPDKSPGDRLAETCAKITDVDIDKVMINLKTEEFVLDMNTLQALQQLLQWVGDFVLYLLVSLPNQGSPLRPGHSFLRDGTSLGMLRELMVVIRIWGLLKPSCLPVYTATSDTQDSMSLLFRLLTKLWICCEAVMRAQPVNQMKVWLMNAACCPASCWSPTWTGFLPVTAWSVACNPSSPCDCASAGHPLCPAALPPCSWTASPGPLASLRLTISGGCTWAPTPLRSAKPVPGVAVSPC
- the Med16 gene encoding mediator of RNA polymerase II transcription subunit 16 isoform X3; translation: MMDLAYVCEWEKWTKSTYCPSLPLACAWSCRNLIAFTTDLRNDDQDLTHMIHILDTEHPWEVHSVSSGHSEAITCLEWDQSGSRLLSADADGQIKCWSMADHLANSWESSVGSQVEGDPIVALSWLHNGVKLALHVEKSGASSFGEKFSRVKFSPSLTLFGGKPMEGWIAVTVSGLVTVSLLKPSGQVLTSTESLCRLRGRVALADIAFTGGGNIVVAAADGSSASPVKFYKVCVSVVSEKCRIDTEILPSLFMRCTTDPNRKDRFPAITHLKFLARDMSEQVLLCASSQTSSLVECWSLRKEGLPVNNIFQQISPVVGDKQPMILKWRILSATNDLDRVSAVALPKLPISLTNTDLKVASDTQFYPGLGLALAFQDGSVHMVHRLSLQTMAVFYSSAPRSLDEPALKRSRTTCPAVHFKAMQLSWTSLALVGIDNHGKLSMLRISPSLGHPLEPKLALQHLLFLLEYCMVTGYDWWDILLHVQPGMVQSLVERLHEEYTRQKPALQQVLSTRILAMKASLCKLSPCTVARVCDYHTKLFLMAITSTLKSLLRPHFLNTPDKSPGDRLAETCAKITDVDIDKVMINLKTEEFVLDMNTLQALQQLLQWVGDFVLYLLVSLPNQGSPLRPGHSFLRDGTSLGMLRELMVVIRIWGLLKPSCLPVYTATSDTQDSMSLLFRLLTKLWICCRDEGPASEPDEGLVDECCLLPSQLLVPNLDWLPASDGLVSRLQPKQPLRLRFGRAPTLPSSTPTLQLDGVTRAPGQPKIDHLRRLHLGAYPTEECKACTRCGCVTMLKSPNETTAVKQWEQRWIKNCLCGGLWRKVPLSRS